A stretch of Leisingera sp. S132 DNA encodes these proteins:
- a CDS encoding transketolase: MRPDLTHLKTIEQRLLWLSHWMIHNANHIRPKADGIKIGGHQASSASMVSIMTALYFSALKPGDRVAVKPHASPVFHAMQYLMGNQTREKMENFRGYGGVQSYPSRTKDIDDVDFSTGSVGLGVGITALASMVQDFITAKDWGQDARTGRMVALAGDAELDEGNIYEVLQEGWKNDLRNTWWIIDYNRQSLDGIVREGLFERIEKIFDAFGWDVVRVKYGALQRAAFKEPGGEALRAWIDACPNQQYSALTYMGGAVWRQHLMDDLGDQGDVSALIEKRSDEELAQLMENLGGNCVETMADVFASIDHDRPVCFLAYTVKGWGTPIAGHKDNHGGLMTKAQMAEWQAHMGVADGEEWEPFATVSDSAALQGFLRQVPFFAEGPRRHFDAPLPVPPIAIDTSREISTQMAFGKILDDLSKGDSELASRIMTTSPDVTGTTGLGPWVNRRKLFAREVQKDAFIEHRIPSTAKWNFAPEGQHLELGIAEMNLFLLLGAAGLSHSLFGKRVIPIGTVYDPFVCRGLDALNYACYQDARFMIVGTPSGVTLAPEGGAHQSIGTPLIGMSQDGLAAFEPAFADELAVIMEWAFDYLQRDGEGDPDERTWLRDETGGSVYLRLTTSPMEQPGKRADEDFRQGAIDGGYWLRKPGPNCDVVIAYQGAVAPEAIKAAGIIGESRRDVGVLAVTSADRLNAGWTAAQRARSRGNASAQSHIETLMGGLPPHCKVITVIDGHPATLAWLGGVAGHQTIPLGVEHFGQTGTIGDLYRHHGLDAAAIVAKVNGLTAGKRVSNAVPAG, from the coding sequence ATGCGCCCCGATCTGACCCACCTCAAGACCATCGAGCAGCGGCTGTTGTGGCTGTCGCATTGGATGATTCACAACGCGAACCACATCCGCCCCAAGGCGGACGGGATCAAGATCGGGGGGCACCAGGCGTCCTCGGCGTCGATGGTGTCGATCATGACGGCGCTTTACTTCTCGGCGCTGAAGCCGGGCGACCGGGTGGCAGTGAAACCGCATGCCTCGCCCGTCTTCCACGCGATGCAGTATCTGATGGGTAACCAGACGCGCGAGAAAATGGAGAACTTCCGCGGCTACGGCGGGGTGCAAAGCTACCCCAGCCGCACCAAGGATATCGATGACGTGGATTTCTCAACCGGCTCTGTCGGCCTTGGCGTCGGGATCACCGCGCTGGCTTCGATGGTGCAGGATTTCATCACCGCCAAGGACTGGGGACAGGACGCCCGCACCGGGCGCATGGTGGCGCTGGCAGGTGATGCCGAGCTGGACGAAGGCAACATCTACGAGGTGCTGCAGGAAGGCTGGAAGAACGATCTGCGCAACACCTGGTGGATCATCGACTACAACCGCCAGTCTTTGGACGGCATCGTCCGCGAGGGCCTGTTTGAGCGGATCGAGAAGATCTTTGACGCCTTCGGCTGGGACGTGGTGCGGGTGAAATACGGCGCCCTGCAGCGCGCGGCATTCAAGGAGCCGGGCGGTGAAGCCCTGCGCGCCTGGATCGACGCCTGCCCGAACCAGCAGTATTCCGCGCTCACCTATATGGGCGGCGCGGTCTGGCGGCAGCACCTGATGGATGACCTGGGCGACCAGGGCGACGTCAGCGCGCTGATTGAGAAGCGCAGCGATGAAGAACTGGCCCAGCTGATGGAAAACCTCGGCGGCAACTGCGTGGAGACGATGGCGGATGTGTTCGCCTCCATCGACCACGACCGCCCGGTCTGTTTCCTGGCCTATACGGTCAAGGGCTGGGGTACTCCGATTGCCGGCCACAAGGACAACCACGGCGGCCTCATGACCAAGGCGCAGATGGCGGAGTGGCAGGCCCATATGGGGGTCGCGGATGGCGAGGAGTGGGAGCCCTTCGCCACCGTTTCCGACTCCGCCGCGCTGCAGGGCTTTCTGCGCCAGGTGCCGTTTTTTGCCGAAGGCCCGCGCCGTCATTTCGACGCGCCGCTGCCGGTGCCGCCGATTGCGATTGATACCTCCCGCGAAATCTCCACCCAAATGGCCTTTGGCAAGATCCTCGATGATCTGTCCAAGGGCGACAGCGAACTGGCGTCTCGGATTATGACCACCTCTCCCGATGTGACCGGCACCACCGGGCTGGGGCCTTGGGTCAACCGGCGCAAGCTGTTTGCACGCGAGGTGCAAAAGGATGCCTTTATTGAGCACCGCATCCCTTCCACCGCGAAATGGAACTTCGCCCCAGAGGGGCAGCATCTGGAACTGGGCATCGCCGAGATGAATCTGTTCCTGCTGCTGGGCGCCGCCGGGCTGTCGCATTCGCTGTTCGGCAAACGGGTGATCCCCATTGGAACTGTTTACGACCCCTTTGTTTGCCGCGGTCTCGATGCGCTGAACTATGCCTGCTACCAGGACGCGCGTTTCATGATTGTGGGCACACCCTCCGGCGTCACGCTGGCGCCTGAAGGCGGCGCGCATCAGTCCATTGGCACGCCGCTGATCGGCATGAGCCAGGACGGGCTGGCGGCGTTTGAGCCTGCCTTTGCAGATGAGCTGGCAGTGATCATGGAATGGGCCTTTGACTACCTGCAGCGCGACGGCGAGGGCGACCCGGATGAGCGCACCTGGCTGCGCGACGAGACCGGCGGCTCGGTCTATCTGCGCCTCACCACCAGCCCGATGGAGCAGCCCGGCAAGCGCGCCGATGAGGACTTCCGCCAGGGGGCCATCGACGGTGGCTACTGGCTGCGCAAACCGGGGCCGAACTGCGATGTTGTCATCGCCTACCAGGGCGCGGTCGCACCGGAGGCGATCAAGGCCGCAGGCATCATCGGTGAAAGCCGCCGCGACGTGGGCGTGCTGGCAGTGACTTCTGCTGACCGGCTGAATGCGGGCTGGACCGCGGCGCAGCGCGCGCGCTCGCGTGGCAACGCCTCCGCGCAATCGCATATCGAGACGCTGATGGGCGGCCTGCCGCCGCATTGCAAGGTGATCACCGTGATCGACGGCCACCCCGCGACGCTTGCCTGGCTGGGCGGGGTTGCCGGCCACCAGACCATCCCGCTGGGGGTGGAGCATTTCGGCCAGACCGGCACCATCGGCGATCTCTACCGCCACCACGGGCTGGATGCCGCGGCCATCGTGGCCAAGGTGAACGGGCTGACTGCCGGCAAACGGGTCAGCAACGCGGTGCCGGCCGGGTAA
- a CDS encoding arginine/lysine/ornithine decarboxylase, producing the protein MKFRFPIVIIDEDFRSENSSGSGIRALAQAIEDEGFEVQGVTGYGDLSQYAQQQSRASAFVLSIDDEEFTPGPDLDPAVVALRTFIEEVRWKNADVPIYIYGETKTSRHLPNDILRELHGFIHMFEDTPEFVARHIIREAKSYLESIQPPFFRKLLDYAEDGSYSWHCPGHSGGVAFLKSPVGQMYHQFYGENMLRADVCNAVEELGQLLDHNGAIGASERNAARIFNADHCYFVTNGTSTSNKMVWHHTVAPGDVVVVDRNCHKSILHSIIMTGAIPVFLKPTRNHWGIIGPIPHSEFEIDSIKAKIRANPLLEDVDAESVRPRILTLTQSTYDGVLYNTEVIKGQLDGYAENLHFDEAWLPHAAFHHFYGSYHAMGRKRARTKHSVTYATQSIHKLLAGISQASHVLVQDSEETKLDRHLFNEAYLMHTSTSPQYSIIASCDVAAAMMEPPGGTALVEESIMEALDFRRAMRKVDEEYGADDWWFQVWGPEELAGEGIGSTRDWVLKKTDADGVEAGGEDSWHGFGDMAPGFNMLDPIKATIITPGLNLDGRFEDWGIPASIVTKYLAEHGVVVEKTGLYSFFIMFTIGITKGRWNSLLSALQQFKDDFARNLAVPRAMPEFCASQPRYEQMGLRDLCAHVHALYAKNNVARLSTEMYLSDLTPAMKPSEAFSHIARRTTQRVPIDDLEGRITTSLVTPYPPGIPLLIPGEVFNKKIVEYLKFNRAFGRECPGFETDIHGLVQETGPDGLTHYFADCVAE; encoded by the coding sequence ATGAAATTCCGCTTTCCCATTGTCATTATTGACGAAGACTTCCGCTCCGAGAATTCCTCAGGCTCCGGCATCCGCGCCTTGGCACAGGCCATCGAGGATGAAGGTTTTGAGGTGCAGGGCGTGACCGGCTATGGCGACCTGTCGCAGTATGCGCAGCAGCAGTCCCGCGCCAGTGCCTTTGTGCTGTCCATCGACGACGAGGAATTCACCCCCGGCCCCGATCTGGATCCCGCGGTAGTCGCCCTGCGCACGTTTATCGAGGAAGTGCGCTGGAAGAACGCCGACGTGCCGATCTACATCTACGGCGAGACCAAGACCAGCCGCCACCTGCCCAATGACATCCTGCGCGAGCTGCACGGCTTTATCCACATGTTCGAGGACACGCCGGAGTTTGTCGCGCGCCACATCATCCGCGAGGCGAAGAGTTACCTGGAAAGCATCCAGCCGCCGTTCTTCAGGAAGCTCTTGGATTATGCCGAGGACGGCTCCTATTCGTGGCACTGCCCGGGGCATTCCGGCGGCGTGGCCTTCCTGAAAAGCCCGGTCGGGCAGATGTACCACCAGTTCTACGGCGAAAACATGCTGCGCGCGGATGTCTGCAACGCGGTGGAGGAGCTGGGGCAGCTGCTGGACCACAACGGCGCGATTGGGGCCTCGGAACGCAATGCAGCGCGGATCTTCAACGCCGATCACTGCTATTTCGTGACCAATGGCACCTCGACCTCCAACAAGATGGTCTGGCATCACACGGTGGCACCGGGTGACGTTGTGGTGGTGGACCGAAACTGCCACAAGTCGATCCTGCATTCGATCATCATGACCGGTGCCATCCCGGTGTTCCTGAAGCCGACCCGCAACCACTGGGGCATCATCGGCCCGATCCCGCATTCGGAATTCGAAATAGACAGTATCAAGGCCAAGATCCGCGCCAACCCGCTGCTGGAAGATGTGGATGCCGAGTCGGTGAGGCCGCGGATCCTGACCCTGACTCAGTCGACATATGACGGGGTTCTCTACAACACCGAGGTGATCAAGGGGCAGCTGGACGGTTACGCCGAGAACCTGCATTTCGACGAAGCCTGGCTGCCGCATGCGGCCTTCCACCATTTCTACGGCAGCTATCACGCGATGGGCCGCAAGCGGGCGCGCACCAAACACTCGGTGACCTATGCCACCCAGTCGATTCACAAGCTGCTGGCGGGCATCAGCCAGGCCAGCCATGTGCTGGTGCAGGACAGCGAGGAGACCAAGCTGGACCGGCATCTGTTCAACGAAGCCTACCTGATGCACACCTCCACCAGCCCGCAATATTCGATCATCGCCAGCTGTGATGTGGCGGCGGCGATGATGGAGCCGCCGGGCGGCACCGCGCTGGTCGAGGAAAGCATCATGGAGGCGCTGGATTTCCGCCGCGCAATGCGCAAGGTCGATGAGGAATACGGCGCCGATGACTGGTGGTTCCAGGTCTGGGGGCCGGAGGAGCTGGCCGGGGAAGGCATCGGCAGCACCCGGGACTGGGTTCTGAAGAAGACCGATGCCGACGGTGTGGAGGCGGGCGGCGAGGACAGCTGGCACGGCTTTGGCGACATGGCACCGGGCTTCAACATGCTGGACCCGATCAAGGCCACCATCATCACCCCGGGCCTCAATCTGGACGGCCGGTTCGAGGACTGGGGCATCCCGGCTTCGATCGTGACCAAATACCTGGCCGAGCACGGCGTGGTGGTGGAAAAGACCGGGCTCTATTCCTTCTTCATCATGTTCACCATCGGCATCACCAAGGGCCGCTGGAACTCGCTGCTGAGCGCGCTGCAGCAGTTCAAGGACGACTTTGCCCGCAACCTGGCCGTGCCGCGGGCGATGCCGGAATTCTGCGCCAGCCAGCCGCGGTATGAGCAGATGGGCCTGCGCGACCTGTGCGCGCATGTGCATGCGCTTTACGCCAAGAACAACGTGGCGCGGCTGTCGACCGAGATGTACCTGAGCGACCTGACCCCGGCGATGAAGCCAAGCGAAGCCTTCAGCCATATCGCGCGGCGCACCACCCAGCGGGTGCCGATCGACGATCTGGAGGGGCGCATCACCACCAGCCTGGTGACCCCCTACCCGCCCGGCATTCCGCTGCTGATCCCGGGCGAGGTGTTCAACAAGAAGATCGTCGAATACCTGAAGTTCAACCGCGCCTTCGGGCGGGAATGCCCGGGGTTCGAGACCGACATTCACGGTCTGGTGCAAGAAACCGGCCCCGACGGGCTGACCCACTACTTCGCCGACTGCGTGGCGGAATAA
- a CDS encoding MarR family winged helix-turn-helix transcriptional regulator yields the protein MTQTRFHLHHSLGYQITMLARVIERRFELRIAEYGLTRVTWCVLLAAGEEGLATPSEIADFIGIDRTATSRALRQMEAGGLITRRSGEGDGRSIRVALTAAGQAALQAVLPIAQENAAYFEAKLSGAELAALRQSAVKLLQDEPRIVAKL from the coding sequence ATGACACAGACACGCTTCCATCTGCATCACTCCCTCGGTTACCAGATCACCATGCTGGCGCGTGTGATCGAACGCCGCTTCGAACTGCGCATCGCCGAATACGGGCTGACCCGCGTCACCTGGTGCGTGCTGCTGGCAGCGGGTGAAGAGGGACTGGCGACCCCATCGGAGATTGCGGATTTCATCGGCATCGACCGCACCGCCACTTCCCGCGCCTTGCGTCAGATGGAGGCCGGCGGGCTGATCACCCGCCGCAGCGGAGAGGGCGACGGGCGCTCAATCCGTGTGGCGCTGACCGCCGCGGGCCAGGCGGCGCTGCAGGCGGTGCTGCCCATCGCGCAGGAGAACGCGGCGTACTTTGAGGCCAAGCTGAGCGGCGCAGAACTGGCCGCGCTCCGCCAGTCCGCCGTCAAGCTGCTGCAGGACGAGCCGCGCATCGTCGCCAAACTGTAA